The proteins below come from a single Serratia ficaria genomic window:
- the rutC gene encoding pyrimidine utilization protein C, whose translation MPKTPITPPGSGTPLAPFVPGTLADGVVYVSGTLAFDRHNNVLHVGDAAAQTRHVLETIKRVIETAGGTMDDVTFNSIFLTDWQNYAAVNQVYAEYFPGDKPARYCIQCGLVKPDALIEIATIAHIGR comes from the coding sequence ATGCCAAAAACACCCATTACGCCGCCGGGCAGCGGCACGCCGCTGGCCCCCTTCGTTCCCGGCACGCTGGCCGACGGCGTGGTTTACGTCTCGGGCACGCTGGCGTTCGACCGGCACAATAACGTGCTGCACGTCGGCGACGCCGCGGCGCAAACCCGCCACGTGCTGGAGACCATCAAGCGCGTGATCGAAACCGCCGGCGGCACGATGGACGACGTCACCTTCAATTCGATATTCCTGACCGACTGGCAAAACTACGCCGCCGTCAATCAGGTCTATGCGGAGTATTTCCCCGGCGACAAACCGGCGCGCTACTGCATTCAGTGCGGGCTGGTCAAGCCGGACGCACTGATAGAAATCGCCACCATTGCCCATATCGGACGCTGA
- the rutF gene encoding NADH-dependent FMN reductase RutF, which yields MPGTPLISGAPSRPPQVEKQEFRDAMARLGSAVNIITTDGPAGRAGFTASAVCSVTDSPPTLLVCLNRAASVYAAFKQNQALCVNTLAAEHESLSNLFGGKTPMELRFSAARWSTLATGAPLLHGALASFDCRIEQIVSVGTHDILFCRVVALTCSEDGHGLAYFDRRYHPLPRAAAQ from the coding sequence ATGCCTGGCACCCCTTTGATCTCCGGCGCGCCGTCGCGGCCGCCGCAGGTGGAAAAACAGGAGTTTCGCGACGCCATGGCCCGCCTGGGCTCGGCGGTGAACATCATCACCACCGACGGCCCCGCCGGCCGCGCCGGATTTACCGCTTCGGCGGTTTGCAGCGTGACCGACTCGCCGCCGACGCTGCTGGTGTGTCTGAACCGCGCCGCGTCGGTGTACGCGGCGTTCAAGCAAAATCAGGCGCTGTGCGTCAATACGCTGGCGGCCGAACATGAGTCGCTGTCCAACCTGTTCGGCGGCAAAACGCCGATGGAGCTGCGCTTTTCCGCCGCTCGCTGGTCAACGCTGGCCACCGGCGCGCCGCTGCTGCATGGCGCGCTGGCCTCGTTCGACTGCCGGATCGAGCAAATCGTCAGCGTCGGCACCCATGACATTCTGTTCTGTCGGGTGGTTGCGCTGACGTGCAGCGAAGACGGCCACGGCCTGGCCTATTTCGATCGCCGCTACCACCCGCTCCCGCGGGCGGCCGCGCAGTAA
- the rutR gene encoding HTH-type transcriptional regulator RutR, translated as MKSPTVKPSTRRSRAVAAKRSTIMDAALEFFSLYGIHGTSLDQVAERADVSKTNLLYYFPSKEDLYVAVLKGILDVWLAPLKALRADQEPLQAIRDYIRLKLEVSRHHPQASRLFCLEMIQGAPLLKRELEGGLKTLVDEKSAMIERWVAAGHIAAVEPHHLIFMLWATTQHYADFWVQVEAVTGKTLDDDAFFRQTVENVQRVIIDGIRPR; from the coding sequence GTGAAGTCACCCACCGTCAAACCGTCTACGCGCCGTTCACGCGCGGTGGCCGCCAAACGCAGCACCATCATGGATGCGGCGCTGGAGTTTTTCTCGCTGTACGGCATTCATGGCACCAGCCTCGATCAGGTGGCGGAGCGCGCCGACGTCTCCAAAACCAATCTGCTGTACTACTTCCCGTCGAAAGAGGATCTGTACGTTGCGGTCCTGAAAGGCATTCTTGACGTCTGGCTGGCGCCGCTGAAGGCGCTGCGCGCCGATCAGGAGCCGCTGCAGGCGATCCGCGATTACATTCGCCTGAAGCTGGAGGTTTCGCGCCATCATCCGCAGGCTTCGCGGTTGTTTTGCCTGGAAATGATCCAGGGGGCGCCGCTGCTGAAGCGCGAGCTGGAAGGGGGGCTGAAGACGCTGGTGGACGAAAAGTCGGCGATGATCGAACGCTGGGTGGCCGCAGGCCACATTGCGGCGGTGGAGCCGCACCATCTGATTTTCATGCTGTGGGCCACCACCCAGCACTACGCGGATTTTTGGGTGCAGGTGGAAGCGGTGACCGGCAAGACGCTGGACGACGACGCCTTTTTCCGGCAAACGGTAGAGAATGTGCAGCGGGTGATTATCGATGGGATCCGGCCGCGCTGA
- the cycA gene encoding D-serine/D-alanine/glycine transporter, whose translation MVDHSKIATDATPASEDHLRRNLTNRHIQLIAIGGAIGTGLFMGSGKTISLAGPSIIFVYMIIGFMLFFVMRAMGELLLSNLEYKSFSDFAADLLGPWAGFFTGWTYWFCWVVTGIADVVAITAYAQFWFPGLSQWIASLLCVLLLLGLNLATVKMFGEMEFWFAMIKIVAIVGLIVAGLVMIAMQFQSPSGSVASFSHLWNDGGMFPKGISGFFAGFQIAVFAFVGIELVGTTAAETKDPEKVLPRAINSIPLRIIMFYVFALIVIMSVTPWSSVVADKSPFVELFVLIGLPAAASVINFVVLTSAASSANSGVFSTSRMLFGLAQEGDAPKSFANLSKRAVPANGLTFSCICLLGGVVLIYLIPNVMTVFTLVTTVSAILFMFVWTIILCSYLVYRKQRPALHRKSIYKMPAGKLMCWVCMAFFAFVLVLLTLREDTRQALIVTPLWFVVLGLSYLFLRKKKTA comes from the coding sequence ATGGTAGATCACTCTAAAATAGCGACGGATGCGACGCCCGCATCAGAAGATCATCTACGGCGAAACCTAACCAACCGACATATTCAACTGATCGCCATCGGCGGTGCCATCGGTACGGGTCTGTTTATGGGTTCAGGCAAAACCATCAGCCTGGCCGGTCCTTCCATCATCTTCGTGTACATGATCATCGGCTTTATGCTGTTCTTCGTGATGCGCGCCATGGGCGAGCTGCTGCTGTCCAACCTGGAATACAAATCCTTCAGCGACTTCGCGGCGGACCTGCTCGGCCCCTGGGCCGGCTTCTTCACCGGCTGGACCTATTGGTTTTGCTGGGTGGTGACCGGCATCGCCGACGTGGTGGCGATCACCGCCTACGCCCAATTCTGGTTCCCCGGGCTGTCGCAATGGATCGCCTCGCTGTTGTGCGTGCTGTTGTTGCTCGGTCTGAACCTGGCGACGGTGAAGATGTTCGGCGAGATGGAATTCTGGTTCGCGATGATCAAGATCGTCGCCATCGTCGGGCTGATCGTCGCCGGGCTGGTGATGATCGCCATGCAGTTCCAGTCCCCGTCGGGCAGCGTGGCCTCATTCTCGCACCTGTGGAATGACGGCGGCATGTTCCCGAAAGGCATCAGCGGCTTCTTCGCCGGCTTCCAGATTGCGGTGTTCGCCTTCGTCGGCATCGAGCTGGTGGGCACTACCGCGGCGGAAACCAAAGATCCGGAAAAAGTGCTGCCGCGCGCCATCAATTCCATCCCGCTGCGCATCATCATGTTTTACGTGTTCGCGCTGATCGTTATCATGTCGGTCACGCCCTGGAGCTCGGTCGTCGCTGACAAAAGCCCGTTCGTCGAGCTGTTCGTGCTGATCGGCCTGCCGGCCGCGGCCAGCGTCATCAACTTCGTGGTGCTGACCTCGGCCGCCTCTTCCGCCAACAGCGGGGTGTTCTCCACCAGCCGCATGCTGTTCGGCCTGGCGCAGGAAGGCGACGCGCCAAAATCGTTCGCCAACTTGTCAAAGCGCGCGGTGCCGGCCAACGGCCTGACCTTCTCCTGCATCTGCCTGTTGGGCGGCGTGGTGCTGATTTACCTGATCCCGAACGTCATGACGGTATTTACCCTGGTCACCACCGTATCGGCGATCCTGTTCATGTTCGTCTGGACCATCATCCTGTGTTCGTATCTGGTTTACCGTAAACAGCGCCCGGCGCTGCATCGGAAATCGATCTACAAGATGCCGGCCGGCAAGCTGATGTGCTGGGTGTGCATGGCGTTCTTCGCCTTCGTGCTGGTGCTGCTGACGCTGCGCGAAGATACCCGCCAGGCGCTGATCGTCACGCCGCTGTGGTTTGTGGTGCTCGGCCTGTCCTACCTGTTCCTGCGCAAGAAGAAAACCGCTTGA
- a CDS encoding putative quinol monooxygenase, whose translation MLKVIAEDFIKPEHIDKVMPLYRELVEKTRREPLCISYELCIDHQDPGHFIFVESWPDRAALDAHCQSEHFKRLVPQINLHQRQPCAFLFMQPFPDAGDE comes from the coding sequence ATGTTGAAGGTCATAGCAGAAGATTTTATCAAGCCGGAGCATATCGACAAGGTCATGCCGCTGTATCGCGAGCTGGTGGAGAAAACCCGGCGGGAACCGCTGTGCATCTCCTATGAGCTGTGTATCGATCATCAGGACCCCGGGCACTTTATCTTTGTCGAGAGCTGGCCCGATCGCGCCGCGCTGGACGCGCACTGCCAAAGCGAGCATTTCAAGCGCCTGGTGCCCCAGATTAACCTGCATCAGCGCCAGCCCTGCGCCTTTCTGTTTATGCAGCCTTTCCCGGATGCGGGCGATGAATAG
- the rutG gene encoding pyrimidine utilization transport protein G, whose translation MANTWFPQWRIKQGSLDGAVVAPDERLPLGQTLIMGLQHAVAMFGATVLMPLLMGFDANLAILMSGIGTLLFFLVVGGRVPSYLGSSAAFVGLVIALTGYGGQGANPNIALALGGIIACGMAYLLIGLVVMRIGTRWIERLMPPVVTGAVVMAIGLNLAPIAVRSVSATAFDSWMAVVTILCIGTVAVFTRGLMQRLLLLAGLIAAYLIYVAATNGLGLGKPVDYRALSQAAWFGLPQFTAPVFNLHAMLLIAPVAIILVAENLGHVKAVASMTGQNLDRYIGRAFVGDGLATMLSGSAGGTGVTTYAENIGVMAVTKVYSTLVFVAAAAVAIALGFSPKFGALIHTIPGPVLGGASVVVFGLIAVAGARIWVQNKVDLADNGNLIMVAVTLVLGAGDFALSLGSFTMGGIGTATFGAIFLNALLRNRRILPLAEKQAP comes from the coding sequence ATGGCGAATACCTGGTTTCCCCAATGGCGCATCAAACAAGGCAGCCTGGACGGCGCGGTAGTCGCCCCCGATGAGCGGCTGCCGCTGGGTCAGACCCTGATCATGGGGTTGCAGCACGCGGTGGCGATGTTTGGCGCCACCGTGCTGATGCCGTTGCTGATGGGGTTCGACGCCAACCTGGCGATATTGATGTCCGGCATCGGTACCCTGCTGTTCTTTCTGGTGGTGGGCGGCCGGGTGCCGAGCTACCTCGGATCCAGCGCCGCCTTCGTCGGATTGGTGATCGCCCTGACCGGCTACGGCGGCCAGGGCGCCAACCCCAACATCGCGCTGGCGCTGGGCGGCATTATCGCCTGCGGCATGGCGTATCTGTTGATTGGCCTGGTGGTGATGAGGATCGGCACCCGCTGGATCGAGCGGCTGATGCCGCCGGTGGTCACCGGCGCGGTGGTGATGGCCATCGGGCTCAATCTGGCGCCGATTGCGGTGCGCAGCGTTTCCGCCACCGCATTCGACAGCTGGATGGCGGTGGTGACCATCCTGTGCATCGGCACGGTAGCGGTGTTTACCCGCGGCCTGATGCAGCGGCTGTTGCTGCTGGCCGGGTTGATCGCCGCCTACCTGATTTATGTGGCGGCGACCAACGGCCTCGGGCTGGGCAAACCGGTGGATTACCGCGCGTTGAGCCAGGCGGCCTGGTTCGGCCTGCCGCAGTTCACCGCGCCGGTGTTCAACCTGCACGCCATGCTCTTGATCGCCCCGGTGGCGATCATTCTGGTGGCGGAAAATCTCGGCCACGTCAAGGCGGTGGCCAGCATGACCGGCCAGAATCTCGATCGTTATATCGGCCGCGCCTTCGTCGGCGACGGGCTGGCGACCATGCTGTCCGGATCGGCGGGCGGAACCGGCGTCACCACCTATGCCGAGAATATCGGCGTAATGGCGGTCACCAAGGTGTACTCCACGCTGGTGTTCGTCGCCGCTGCGGCGGTGGCCATCGCCCTGGGCTTTTCGCCGAAGTTCGGCGCGTTGATCCACACCATCCCCGGGCCGGTGCTCGGCGGCGCGTCGGTGGTGGTGTTCGGCCTGATCGCCGTCGCCGGCGCGCGCATCTGGGTGCAAAACAAGGTGGATCTGGCGGACAACGGCAATCTGATTATGGTGGCGGTCACCCTGGTGCTGGGCGCCGGCGATTTCGCGCTGTCGCTCGGCAGCTTCACGATGGGCGGCATCGGCACCGCAACCTTCGGCGCCATCTTCCTCAATGCGCTGCTGCGCAACCGCAGGATTTTACCGCTGGCGGAGAAGCAAGCGCCCTGA
- a CDS encoding DedA family protein, which translates to MAPLTQMIAKYSPEPEFLLLLIFLFSLGKSVIFVSSVLPPASVTLLLAILAGKHALPLGAVWSAITLGAALGSILSFHCGALLCRRGPMTWLPARFDAPLRKARLALQEQGMPLLFASRFLAVMRYTVPLMAGMLSLPLKPVYLTSAFSAAAWALALMSVAHLFPPILT; encoded by the coding sequence ATGGCTCCGCTCACGCAGATGATCGCCAAATACAGCCCGGAACCTGAATTCCTGCTGCTGCTTATCTTTCTGTTCTCGCTGGGGAAGTCGGTTATTTTTGTTTCATCCGTGCTGCCTCCGGCTTCCGTCACGCTGTTGTTGGCGATCCTGGCGGGCAAACATGCGCTGCCGCTCGGCGCTGTCTGGAGCGCCATCACGCTGGGGGCCGCTCTGGGTTCGATCCTGTCATTCCACTGCGGCGCGCTGCTGTGCCGCCGCGGGCCGATGACCTGGCTGCCGGCGCGGTTTGATGCTCCGCTGCGCAAGGCGCGGCTGGCGCTGCAGGAACAAGGCATGCCGCTGCTGTTCGCTTCGCGCTTTTTGGCGGTGATGCGTTACACGGTTCCGCTGATGGCCGGGATGCTTTCGCTGCCGCTGAAGCCGGTATACCTGACTTCGGCGTTTTCTGCCGCCGCCTGGGCGCTGGCGCTGATGTCGGTCGCTCACCTGTTTCCGCCCATTTTGACCTGA
- the rutA gene encoding pyrimidine utilization protein A — MKIGVFIPIGNNGWLISSAAPQYQPTFELNKTIVQQAERYNFDFALSMIKLRGFGGKTEFWDHNLESFTLMAGLAAVTTRIKIYATAATLTMPPAIVARMASTIDSISNGRFGLNVVTGWQKPEYEQMGMWPGDDYFSRRYDYLAEYVRVLRDLWGSGKSDFKGEFFQMDDCRVSPQPQADIKVICAGQSDAGMAFSAKYADYNFCFGKGVNTPAAFAPTAARLKTAADAAGRSVACYVLFMIIADETDEAARAKWESYKAGADTEALAWLTEQSGKDTRSGADANVRQMADPTSAVNINMGTLVGSYASVARMMDEIAAVPGTEGVLLTFDDFIKGVADFGERIQPLMKSRADVCPQTAEKREVA, encoded by the coding sequence ATGAAAATTGGCGTATTTATCCCGATCGGCAACAACGGCTGGCTGATTTCCAGCGCCGCGCCGCAGTACCAACCGACGTTCGAATTGAACAAGACCATCGTGCAGCAGGCGGAACGCTATAACTTCGACTTCGCCCTGTCGATGATCAAGCTGCGCGGCTTCGGCGGCAAAACCGAATTCTGGGACCACAATCTGGAGTCGTTCACTCTGATGGCCGGGCTGGCGGCGGTCACCACCAGGATCAAGATCTACGCCACCGCCGCCACGCTGACCATGCCGCCGGCGATAGTCGCGCGCATGGCGTCCACTATCGACTCCATTTCCAACGGGCGCTTCGGTCTGAACGTGGTGACCGGCTGGCAAAAGCCGGAATACGAGCAGATGGGCATGTGGCCGGGCGATGATTACTTCAGCCGCCGTTACGACTATTTGGCGGAGTATGTCAGGGTGCTGCGCGACCTGTGGGGCAGCGGAAAATCCGACTTCAAGGGCGAGTTCTTCCAGATGGACGACTGCCGCGTCAGCCCGCAGCCGCAGGCGGACATCAAGGTGATCTGCGCCGGTCAAAGCGATGCCGGCATGGCGTTCTCGGCCAAATACGCCGACTACAACTTCTGCTTCGGCAAGGGCGTCAACACGCCGGCCGCCTTCGCGCCGACCGCCGCACGGCTGAAAACCGCCGCCGACGCCGCGGGCCGCAGCGTCGCCTGTTACGTGTTGTTCATGATCATCGCCGACGAAACCGACGAAGCCGCCCGCGCCAAATGGGAAAGCTACAAGGCGGGCGCCGATACCGAAGCGCTGGCCTGGCTGACCGAGCAAAGCGGCAAGGACACCCGCTCCGGCGCCGACGCCAACGTGCGCCAGATGGCCGATCCGACCTCGGCGGTGAACATCAATATGGGCACGCTGGTCGGCTCTTACGCCAGCGTGGCGCGCATGATGGATGAAATCGCCGCCGTGCCCGGCACCGAAGGCGTGTTGCTGACCTTCGATGACTTTATCAAAGGGGTGGCCGACTTTGGCGAACGCATCCAGCCGCTGATGAAAAGCCGCGCCGACGTCTGCCCGCAGACCGCCGAAAAACGCGAGGTGGCCTGA
- the rutD gene encoding pyrimidine utilization protein D, protein MYFEITGKDTPLAPTLVLSAGLGGAGSFWQPQLAALGEHFRVVAYDHRGTARSPASLPDGYSMADMAEEVLQLLNSLDIERCHFVGHALGGMIGLQLALSHPQRVEKLAVVNGWPALDSQTRRCFSVRQDLLLNSGVAAYVRAQPLFLFPADWLSRHDALLAEELAHQVAHFQGTENLLRRLQALMNADFRPHLADIATPTLALCSRDDLLVPHHCSRTLADLLPNGELAQMSYGGHAMSVTDPENFNRILLDWLLQPRRI, encoded by the coding sequence ATGTATTTTGAAATTACGGGAAAAGACACCCCGCTGGCGCCTACGCTGGTGCTCTCCGCCGGCCTCGGCGGCGCCGGCAGTTTCTGGCAGCCGCAGCTCGCCGCGCTGGGAGAGCATTTTCGCGTGGTGGCGTACGACCACCGCGGCACCGCCCGCAGCCCGGCGAGCCTGCCGGACGGCTACAGCATGGCCGATATGGCGGAGGAGGTGCTGCAGCTGCTGAATTCGCTCGATATTGAACGCTGCCATTTCGTTGGCCATGCGCTCGGCGGCATGATCGGTCTGCAGCTGGCGCTCAGCCACCCGCAACGGGTGGAAAAACTGGCGGTGGTCAACGGCTGGCCGGCGCTGGACAGCCAGACCCGGCGCTGCTTCAGCGTTCGGCAGGATTTGTTGCTCAACAGCGGCGTCGCGGCCTACGTGCGCGCCCAGCCGCTGTTTCTGTTCCCCGCCGACTGGCTTTCCCGCCATGACGCGCTGCTGGCGGAGGAGCTGGCGCATCAGGTGGCGCACTTTCAGGGCACGGAGAATCTGCTGCGGCGCCTGCAGGCGCTGATGAATGCCGACTTTCGCCCCCACCTGGCGGACATCGCCACGCCGACGCTGGCGCTGTGCTCGCGCGACGACCTGCTGGTGCCCCATCACTGCTCCCGCACGTTGGCGGACCTGCTGCCGAACGGCGAACTGGCGCAGATGAGCTATGGCGGCCATGCGATGAGCGTCACCGACCCGGAAAACTTTAACCGCATCCTGCTCGACTGGCTGTTGCAGCCGCGACGGATTTAG